A genomic segment from Geitlerinema sp. PCC 7407 encodes:
- a CDS encoding diheme cytochrome C: protein MDKAPQHTPSPTRLPRRKRRSPVVLMVLLAFWSACIGWALSLSAYSQTPTLPSEAPAAIGTVDPVPPVHQLGQQLYLENCSSCHIAIPPAVLPTETWRRLLQDPQHYGQQITPPVDPGRLLIWNYLQIFSRPLKEGEEVPYRLERSRYFKALHPTVDLPRPVTLTGCVSCHPGVSDFNFRRLADAQAEP, encoded by the coding sequence ATGGATAAGGCACCCCAGCACACCCCCTCCCCGACCCGCCTACCGCGGCGAAAACGGCGATCGCCCGTCGTTCTCATGGTTCTCCTTGCCTTCTGGAGTGCCTGCATTGGCTGGGCTCTATCCCTCAGCGCCTACAGCCAAACCCCCACCCTCCCCAGCGAAGCGCCAGCCGCCATTGGCACCGTCGACCCCGTCCCGCCCGTCCATCAGCTTGGCCAGCAGCTCTACCTCGAAAATTGCAGCAGCTGTCACATCGCGATTCCCCCGGCGGTCCTGCCCACAGAAACCTGGCGACGACTGCTCCAAGATCCCCAGCACTACGGCCAGCAAATCACCCCCCCAGTCGATCCGGGCCGGCTGCTGATTTGGAACTACCTTCAGATCTTCTCGCGCCCCCTCAAAGAAGGCGAAGAAGTCCCCTACCGCCTCGAGCGATCGCGCTACTTCAAAGCCCTCCATCCCACCGTCGATCTGCCCCGCCCCGTCACCCTCACGGGCTGCGTAAGCTGTCATCCAGGCGTCAGCGACTTCAACTTCCGTCGCCTCGCAGACGCCCAAGCCGAGCCCTAA
- a CDS encoding GNAT family N-acetyltransferase: MDCRHIQFCDRKERIDLEQLRSLFDLAAFWAKGRRLEDLATAIAFSEPVIGVWDGDRLIGFARATSDGIYRAMIWDVVIHPDYQGAGLGRKLVETVLSHPRLSRVERVYLTTTNQQAFYERIGFQPNGSTTMVLHNQPMDSPCPAWMAEISQ; this comes from the coding sequence ATGGATTGCCGCCACATTCAGTTTTGCGATCGCAAGGAGCGAATTGATCTAGAGCAGCTTCGCTCTTTGTTTGATTTGGCTGCCTTTTGGGCGAAGGGGCGACGACTGGAGGATTTGGCCACGGCGATCGCCTTTAGTGAGCCGGTGATTGGGGTGTGGGATGGCGATCGCCTGATTGGCTTCGCGCGGGCCACCTCTGACGGGATTTATCGAGCCATGATCTGGGATGTGGTGATTCATCCGGATTATCAGGGCGCGGGCCTCGGGCGCAAGCTGGTGGAGACGGTGCTGAGCCACCCTCGCCTAAGCCGGGTGGAGCGCGTATACCTCACCACCACCAATCAGCAAGCTTTTTACGAGCGGATCGGCTTCCAGCCCAATGGCTCGACCACCATGGTGCTGCACAACCAGCCGATGGATAGCCCTTGCCCAGCCTGGATGGCTGAGATCTCCCAGTAG
- a CDS encoding sensor histidine kinase KdpD codes for MPWALLIVGLGMGSVLGWLLKARSLRHKPRSSAAKSTGADGSAADQLIDRMRSQVRQAQLAYQAASENALFKSGFLARTSHELRSPLNSVLGLLQLIESDLCDSPEEEREFIGQAHETLLKMVEQLDEVIGVSKLEHGTFPPQIRPVYVASLLDELYHLTHLQAANRGIRLTLEPIDAHLYVQTDARCLQQVLLNLLDIPLTLMNEGYVTLKSTVSGDWVVFEIEDERPAIALQEPLRLEQLQVSPEGAPWTKLSPGMRFLMAQAIASVLGGTLDLLSAPLETDDPKAPTKTRTRLTLPMGEPPSAPL; via the coding sequence ATGCCCTGGGCGTTGCTAATCGTTGGACTCGGAATGGGCAGTGTGCTGGGATGGTTGCTCAAAGCGCGATCGCTGCGCCACAAGCCCCGCAGTTCCGCCGCCAAGTCTACTGGGGCTGACGGCAGCGCCGCGGACCAGCTCATCGATCGCATGCGTAGCCAGGTCCGCCAAGCTCAGCTGGCCTACCAAGCTGCCAGCGAAAATGCTCTCTTCAAGAGTGGTTTTTTGGCCCGGACGTCCCACGAACTGCGATCGCCCCTCAACAGCGTTTTGGGGTTGCTACAGCTCATCGAGTCCGACCTGTGCGACAGCCCCGAGGAGGAGCGTGAATTCATTGGCCAAGCCCACGAGACCCTGCTCAAGATGGTCGAGCAGCTCGACGAAGTGATTGGTGTCTCCAAGCTGGAGCACGGCACCTTTCCGCCCCAGATCCGGCCCGTCTACGTCGCGAGCCTGCTCGATGAGCTTTATCACCTCACCCACCTGCAAGCCGCCAATCGCGGCATTCGCCTGACCCTAGAGCCCATTGATGCCCATCTCTACGTCCAGACGGATGCCCGCTGCCTCCAGCAGGTGCTGCTCAATCTGCTCGACATTCCCCTCACTCTGATGAATGAGGGCTATGTCACGCTCAAGAGCACGGTCAGCGGCGACTGGGTGGTGTTCGAAATCGAAGATGAGCGGCCGGCGATCGCCCTCCAGGAGCCTCTGCGCCTTGAGCAGCTGCAAGTGTCTCCCGAAGGCGCTCCCTGGACCAAGCTCTCGCCGGGAATGCGCTTCCTGATGGCCCAGGCGATCGCCAGCGTCCTGGGCGGCACCCTCGATTTGCTGAGCGCCCCCCTCGAAACCGACGATCCCAAGGCTCCCACCAAAACCCGCACGCGCCTGACCCTGCCCATGGGCGAGCCCCCGAGTGCCCCCCTCTAG
- a CDS encoding ABC transporter permease, translating into MVRYLAVLRLFWSTAIAAEMEYRLNFVLAALSSLGGFLGSLFGLFLFYQTGYTFSGWSWNEALVVLGIFTLLQGFSATFLVPNLSRIVRHVQEGTLDFLLLKPLSSQFWLSTRMISPWGFPDLAFGVILVIYAGWKLGLSPWRYVGGIFPLLLALMSLYSLWFMLGATSIWFVKIYNTTEVLRGLIEAGRYPIVAYPAAYRIFFTFVVPVAFLTTVPAEAILGRGDWLWYLGSGSLAIALFLGSIGLWRFALRFYTSASS; encoded by the coding sequence ATGGTTCGATATCTAGCGGTGCTGCGGCTGTTTTGGAGTACGGCGATCGCTGCCGAAATGGAATATCGCCTTAACTTTGTTTTAGCGGCCCTCAGCAGCCTAGGTGGTTTTCTAGGCAGCCTCTTCGGCCTGTTTCTCTTTTACCAAACCGGCTATACCTTTTCGGGCTGGAGCTGGAACGAAGCCCTCGTCGTGCTGGGCATCTTCACCCTGCTACAAGGCTTCTCAGCGACCTTTCTTGTGCCCAATCTCAGCCGCATCGTTCGCCATGTCCAAGAAGGGACTCTCGATTTTCTGCTGCTCAAACCTCTCAGCAGCCAGTTTTGGCTTTCGACCCGAATGATCTCTCCCTGGGGATTTCCAGATTTGGCCTTTGGAGTGATTTTGGTGATTTACGCAGGCTGGAAGCTGGGGCTGTCGCCTTGGCGCTATGTGGGAGGCATTTTCCCCCTCTTGCTAGCGTTGATGAGCCTGTACAGTCTCTGGTTCATGCTGGGAGCCACAAGCATCTGGTTTGTCAAAATCTACAACACCACCGAAGTCCTGCGGGGCCTGATAGAGGCGGGGCGCTATCCCATCGTGGCCTATCCGGCTGCCTATCGCATCTTTTTTACCTTTGTGGTGCCCGTAGCGTTTCTCACCACCGTACCGGCTGAGGCAATTTTGGGCCGGGGCGACTGGCTGTGGTATCTCGGTTCTGGCAGTCTGGCGATCGCCCTTTTCCTCGGGTCCATCGGTCTTTGGCGCTTTGCCCTGCGCTTTTATACCAGTGCCTCTAGCTAG
- a CDS encoding NAD(P)H-quinone oxidoreductase subunit H, giving the protein MTMIETKTEPMVLNMGPHHPSMHGVLRLIVTLDGENVVDCEPVIGYLHRGMEKIAENRTNIMYVPYVSRWDYAAGMFNEAITVNAPERLADIEVPKRASYIRVIMLELNRIANHLLWLGPFLADVGAQTPFFYIFREREMIYDLWEAATGMRLINNNYFRIGGVAADLPYGWIDKCEDFCDYFLPKVDEYERLITNNPIFRRRIEGIGTITREEAINWGLSGPMLRGSGVKWDLRKVDHYECYDDFDWDVHYETAGDCMARYLVRIREMRESTKIIRQALKGIPGGPYENLEAKRMMEGPKSKWNDFEYQFAGKKIPPTFKIPAGEHYVRLESGKGELGIFIQGNDTVFPWRWKIRAADFNNLQVLPHLLRGVKVADIMAILGSIDIIMGSVDR; this is encoded by the coding sequence ATGACAATGATCGAAACCAAGACCGAACCCATGGTGCTCAACATGGGCCCCCACCACCCCTCCATGCACGGGGTGTTGCGGCTCATCGTCACCCTGGACGGCGAAAACGTAGTGGACTGTGAGCCCGTCATTGGCTACCTCCACCGGGGCATGGAGAAGATTGCGGAAAACCGCACCAACATCATGTACGTCCCCTATGTCAGCCGCTGGGACTACGCGGCAGGCATGTTCAACGAGGCAATCACGGTCAATGCCCCCGAACGGCTAGCAGACATCGAGGTGCCGAAGCGGGCCAGCTACATCCGCGTGATCATGCTGGAGCTCAACCGGATTGCCAACCATCTGCTGTGGCTTGGACCTTTCTTGGCAGATGTCGGCGCCCAGACCCCCTTCTTCTACATCTTCCGGGAGCGGGAGATGATTTACGACCTGTGGGAAGCCGCCACCGGCATGCGCCTGATCAACAACAACTACTTCCGCATTGGCGGCGTTGCGGCGGATCTGCCCTACGGCTGGATCGACAAGTGCGAAGACTTTTGCGACTACTTCCTGCCCAAGGTCGATGAGTACGAGCGCCTGATCACCAACAACCCGATCTTCCGGCGACGCATCGAGGGCATTGGCACTATTACCCGCGAAGAAGCCATCAACTGGGGGCTGTCAGGGCCGATGCTGCGCGGCTCGGGCGTGAAGTGGGACCTGCGCAAGGTCGACCACTACGAGTGCTACGACGACTTTGACTGGGATGTGCACTACGAGACGGCGGGCGACTGCATGGCTCGCTATCTGGTGCGGATTCGCGAAATGCGGGAGTCGACCAAGATTATTCGGCAGGCTCTCAAGGGAATCCCGGGCGGCCCCTACGAGAACCTAGAGGCCAAGCGGATGATGGAAGGTCCGAAGTCGAAGTGGAATGACTTTGAGTACCAGTTTGCTGGTAAGAAGATTCCGCCGACCTTCAAGATTCCGGCGGGCGAGCACTATGTGCGCCTCGAGAGCGGCAAGGGCGAGCTGGGTATCTTTATCCAGGGCAATGACACGGTGTTCCCCTGGCGCTGGAAGATCCGGGCGGCGGATTTCAACAATCTCCAGGTGCTGCCTCACCTGCTGCGCGGCGTGAAGGTAGCGGATATTATGGCAATTTTGGGCAGTATCGACATCATCATGGGATCGGTCGATCGCTAG
- the rsmH gene encoding 16S rRNA (cytosine(1402)-N(4))-methyltransferase RsmH: protein MGSFEDGTELELAAGVDEPAFVHVPVLLTEAIAGLAVQPGGCYLDATVGGGGHSQHILATPDTQLVAIDQDEQALAAAAETLRPWGDRVTFWRGNFSEYDPGDRRFDGILADLGVSSAQFDIPERGFSFRHAAALDMRMDQRQELTAAEVINTWDEQALANAFYHYGEERLSRRIARRIVEDRPFETTTELAEAIARCVPRAYRYGRIHPATRVFQALRIVVNRELEVLERFLARSPQWLKPGGRLGIISFHSLEDRIVKHRLREIPELKVLTKKPIIPTEEECDRNPRARSAKLRIAERKSDA from the coding sequence ATGGGTTCTTTTGAAGATGGGACGGAATTGGAGTTAGCAGCGGGGGTCGACGAACCCGCTTTTGTGCATGTGCCGGTGCTGCTGACGGAGGCGATCGCGGGTTTGGCGGTCCAGCCGGGGGGCTGCTATCTCGATGCGACGGTGGGCGGCGGTGGCCACAGCCAGCACATCTTGGCGACGCCCGACACGCAGCTGGTGGCCATCGATCAGGATGAGCAGGCCTTGGCGGCGGCGGCGGAAACGCTCCGGCCCTGGGGCGATCGCGTGACGTTTTGGCGCGGCAACTTTTCGGAGTATGACCCGGGCGATCGCCGCTTTGACGGCATTTTGGCGGATCTGGGGGTGAGCTCGGCCCAGTTCGACATTCCTGAGCGGGGCTTTAGCTTTCGGCATGCGGCGGCCCTGGACATGCGGATGGACCAACGCCAAGAGTTGACGGCAGCGGAGGTGATCAACACCTGGGACGAGCAGGCCCTGGCCAATGCGTTTTATCACTACGGCGAGGAGCGGCTGTCGCGGCGCATTGCTCGCCGCATCGTCGAGGATCGCCCCTTTGAGACGACGACGGAGCTGGCAGAGGCGATCGCCCGCTGCGTCCCCCGAGCCTACCGCTATGGCCGCATTCACCCAGCCACCCGCGTTTTTCAGGCGCTGCGCATTGTCGTCAACCGAGAACTCGAAGTCCTAGAGCGCTTTCTGGCGCGATCGCCCCAGTGGCTGAAACCCGGTGGCCGCCTGGGCATCATTAGCTTTCACAGTCTCGAAGATCGCATCGTCAAGCACCGCCTGCGGGAAATCCCGGAGCTAAAGGTGCTGACCAAAAAGCCGATTATTCCCACCGAGGAAGAGTGCGATCGCAACCCCCGCGCTCGATCTGCCAAGCTGCGCATCGCCGAGCGCAAGTCAGACGCCTAG
- a CDS encoding ATP-binding protein: MEQTLNILVVDDDEVDRLLFQRVLRASGIQADVTEVEDCAGAIAYLEASSFDCIFLDYRLPDGDGLELILQIRQLGTTLPIVVLTGQGDERIAVELMKSGASDYLVKSSLTPENLGQTLRSVTRIYQAEAQVALTQARLRQSEERFRSLVQYSSDIITILEPDGTISYESPSIERILGYLPDELLGKRLQDFVHPADQEIVARVLAEAIAQPRTPLYAEYRIQHAEGSWVYLDTVSNNLLANPSIQGLVINSRDISQRKRAEDSLRFLVEANTILSSSLDYATALENLVRLVVPRLADWCAIDANPPGEGLQRLAVAHFDPAKEALLWEIQQRYPASPDAEFGYPKVLRTGETDYQLTLSLESLAGESQDADHQQLLEQINCRSYICVPLRVGDRVLGSLLFVMSDSGRLYEPEDITLFQDLAYQAALAVENAQLYQQAQEASENLRRAILVLGERQRQLQTLQRLTTLLNQRLADLPGLLQVMVDAMCDAIPGAQFGLIVLHNAQNWLLQLTATAGSGVDRFETNDSLRVGDGLLGQIFLTGESRLIIGKEHRPKLLGAEVASICAVAIESAQSGRLGVLAIGNWLNDYAFDEDDRQLLLAFGEQAAIAIDNAQLINALEEREERLAVQNDLLAQQNWELEQQRHRIQQQNIQLLEAARLKSQFLATMSHELRTPMNAIIGFSQLLLRQRQSPLSNQQTDAVERILNNGKHLLALINDILDLSKIESGRLDLEMEEFNVVNLARATMDELRSLADQKRLALNLQSDLSDPMIVNDRARLRQILVNLLSNAVKFTETGSVTVQLQSRGVDRISLSVTDTGIGISQADLKHIFEEFRQVDQSLRRRYSGTGLGLAIVDWLVRIMDGTIRVESEEKKGSCFEIELPRCVSPPPPAKVQSWSQTRQSRVIT; encoded by the coding sequence ATGGAACAGACGCTCAATATTCTGGTGGTTGATGATGATGAGGTTGATCGCCTCCTATTTCAGCGTGTTCTGAGGGCTTCGGGTATTCAGGCGGATGTCACGGAGGTTGAGGATTGCGCGGGAGCGATCGCCTATCTGGAGGCGTCTTCCTTTGACTGCATTTTTTTGGACTACCGCCTGCCGGACGGGGACGGTCTAGAGCTCATTCTGCAAATTCGCCAGCTGGGCACAACGCTGCCGATCGTGGTGCTCACGGGGCAAGGGGATGAGCGGATCGCGGTAGAGCTGATGAAGTCGGGGGCCTCGGACTACTTGGTAAAGTCCAGCCTCACCCCCGAGAACCTAGGTCAGACGCTGCGCAGCGTGACGCGCATCTACCAGGCGGAAGCCCAGGTGGCCCTGACTCAGGCCCGCTTGCGCCAGAGCGAGGAGCGATTTCGATCGCTGGTCCAGTATTCCTCGGACATCATCACGATCCTGGAGCCCGACGGCACGATCAGCTATGAGAGCCCGTCCATCGAGCGGATTCTGGGCTACTTGCCCGATGAGCTGCTGGGCAAGCGACTACAGGATTTTGTGCATCCGGCAGATCAGGAGATCGTGGCTAGGGTGCTGGCGGAGGCGATCGCCCAGCCCCGCACGCCCCTGTACGCCGAATACCGCATCCAGCACGCCGAGGGGAGCTGGGTCTACCTCGACACCGTCAGCAACAACCTGCTGGCCAACCCCAGCATCCAGGGCCTCGTCATCAACTCTCGAGACATCAGCCAGCGCAAGCGAGCCGAGGATTCTCTGCGCTTTTTGGTGGAAGCCAATACGATCTTGTCTTCTTCCCTGGACTACGCCACCGCCCTCGAAAATCTGGTGCGGCTGGTGGTGCCGCGCCTAGCAGACTGGTGCGCCATCGACGCGAATCCGCCGGGCGAGGGCTTGCAGCGGCTGGCGGTGGCCCACTTTGACCCCGCCAAGGAAGCCCTCCTGTGGGAAATCCAGCAGCGCTATCCGGCGTCGCCGGACGCCGAGTTTGGCTATCCCAAGGTGCTGCGGACCGGCGAGACAGACTATCAGCTCACGCTGTCCCTGGAGTCGCTGGCTGGAGAAAGCCAGGATGCGGATCATCAGCAGCTCCTAGAGCAAATCAACTGTCGGTCTTATATCTGTGTGCCGCTGCGGGTGGGCGATCGCGTTTTGGGGTCGCTGCTGTTTGTGATGTCCGACTCTGGGCGGCTATACGAGCCCGAGGACATCACGCTGTTTCAGGACCTGGCCTATCAGGCGGCCCTGGCCGTCGAGAATGCCCAGCTTTACCAGCAGGCCCAGGAAGCCAGCGAAAATCTGCGTCGCGCCATTTTGGTGCTGGGCGAGCGTCAGCGCCAGCTCCAAACTTTGCAGCGCCTGACCACCCTGCTCAACCAGCGCCTAGCCGACTTGCCCGGTCTGCTCCAGGTGATGGTGGACGCCATGTGCGACGCCATTCCGGGGGCGCAGTTTGGCCTGATCGTGCTGCACAATGCCCAAAACTGGCTCCTGCAACTGACGGCGACGGCGGGCTCGGGGGTCGATCGCTTCGAGACCAATGACTCGCTGCGGGTGGGCGACGGGCTGCTCGGGCAAATTTTCTTGACGGGAGAGTCGCGGCTGATCATCGGCAAAGAGCACCGGCCCAAGCTGCTGGGAGCAGAGGTGGCGTCGATCTGCGCGGTGGCGATCGAGTCGGCGCAGTCGGGCCGCTTGGGCGTGCTAGCGATCGGAAATTGGCTCAATGACTACGCCTTTGACGAAGACGATCGGCAGCTGCTGCTGGCCTTTGGAGAGCAAGCGGCGATCGCCATTGACAACGCCCAGCTGATCAACGCCCTCGAAGAGCGCGAGGAGCGCCTCGCCGTCCAAAATGACCTCCTGGCCCAGCAAAACTGGGAGCTCGAGCAGCAGCGCCACCGCATCCAGCAGCAAAACATTCAGCTCCTCGAAGCGGCCCGCCTCAAGTCGCAGTTTTTGGCCACCATGTCCCACGAGCTGCGCACCCCCATGAATGCGATCATCGGCTTTTCGCAGCTGCTGTTGCGCCAGCGCCAGTCTCCCCTTTCCAACCAGCAAACGGACGCGGTAGAGCGCATTCTCAACAACGGCAAGCACCTGCTCGCCCTGATCAACGACATTTTGGACCTCTCCAAGATCGAGTCGGGCCGGCTCGATCTGGAAATGGAAGAATTTAACGTGGTGAATCTGGCCCGGGCGACCATGGATGAGCTGCGCTCCCTCGCGGACCAAAAGCGCCTCGCCCTGAACCTGCAAAGCGATCTCAGCGATCCGATGATTGTCAATGACCGGGCGCGCCTGCGGCAAATCCTGGTGAATTTGCTCTCTAATGCCGTCAAGTTCACCGAGACCGGCAGCGTCACGGTGCAGCTCCAAAGTCGCGGCGTCGACCGCATTTCCCTGAGCGTGACCGACACCGGCATCGGCATTTCCCAGGCTGACCTCAAGCACATTTTTGAGGAGTTCCGCCAGGTGGATCAGTCCCTGCGGCGGCGCTACTCCGGCACGGGGCTGGGGCTGGCCATCGTGGACTGGCTGGTGCGGATCATGGACGGCACCATCCGCGTGGAGAGTGAGGAAAAGAAGGGCTCGTGCTTTGAAATTGAGCTGCCGCGCTGCGTGTCGCCGCCGCCGCCCGCCAAGGTGCAGAGCTGGTCTCAAACGCGGCAGTCGCGAGTAATCACCTGA
- a CDS encoding response regulator: protein MLLTTETRYRLLLVEDDDVDAMSVQRACQQSKILCSLERASNGREALERLRSAQAGTPSGIQRLILLDLDMPEMGGLEFLRTLRADPQLQSLPVIVLTASESDQDRLEAGTLKIAAYLRKPVSQDSLLKALGQFTRCSRSVG from the coding sequence ATGCTCCTAACCACCGAAACTCGTTATCGGCTCCTGCTGGTAGAAGACGATGATGTCGACGCGATGAGCGTCCAGCGCGCCTGCCAGCAAAGTAAGATTCTCTGTAGCCTGGAGCGTGCCTCAAATGGGCGAGAGGCGCTTGAGCGTTTGCGGTCTGCGCAGGCTGGCACACCCTCCGGTATCCAGCGGCTAATTCTTCTGGATCTCGACATGCCAGAAATGGGAGGGCTAGAGTTTTTGAGGACGCTGCGAGCGGACCCTCAGCTACAGTCGCTCCCGGTCATTGTTCTCACAGCTTCCGAGTCTGACCAAGATCGTCTGGAAGCGGGAACTCTAAAAATTGCTGCTTATCTGCGCAAGCCAGTATCCCAGGACAGCCTTCTGAAGGCTCTTGGTCAGTTCACGCGATGTAGTAGGAGTGTCGGCTAA
- a CDS encoding PAS domain-containing protein, which produces MSQSPCSPVPSSPSGPLLLRLPTLPQQCLDALPQVAWITDAEGHLLTCNRQWHCVTGQPREIELWAWVHAEDRDRLQHAYSAQPQTIEYRLAHRDGAFRWMQAQITPLWDTEGQLQGHLTLSSRSDRPDRSAALQTDFCSLVNGLPDAILWEADPQTLAFTFVSDSATTLLGYPAHQWLRDDCFWLTLVHSEDRGWVKHFRQEEIAQGKDFRCEYRCVSASGQTLWLREQGYLVRAEDGTVQKLRGILINVTRTKHAEDALRSHANELARTTRALAQTSISLEQRNRDLDQFAYIASHDLKAPLRAIANLSQWLEEDLDGVLTPDTRHQMTLMRSRVRRLEGLIDGLLQYSRVGRLPSDLEPVSVAELVHEILDSLVPPPEFQVRLHEPLPTFWTARLPLAQVLTNLISNAIKHHGGDRGTIAISAQDLGTYYEFSVADDGAGIAPRYHEKIFMIFQTLAARDRVDNTGIGLAIVKKIIDGYGGHITVESDLNQGAIFRFSWPKSLSRQDTTHEELPKIGITPSDE; this is translated from the coding sequence ATGAGCCAGTCCCCTTGCTCCCCCGTCCCCTCGTCGCCCTCCGGCCCCCTGCTGCTCCGCCTGCCAACCCTGCCGCAGCAGTGCCTTGACGCCCTGCCCCAAGTCGCCTGGATCACGGATGCCGAGGGACACTTGCTCACCTGCAATCGTCAGTGGCACTGTGTGACCGGGCAGCCGAGGGAGATAGAGCTTTGGGCCTGGGTTCACGCAGAAGATCGCGATCGCCTCCAGCACGCCTACAGCGCCCAACCCCAAACAATCGAGTATCGCCTGGCCCATCGCGACGGCGCATTTCGGTGGATGCAGGCCCAGATCACGCCCCTCTGGGACACCGAGGGTCAGCTCCAGGGGCACCTGACCCTCAGCAGCCGCAGCGATCGCCCCGATCGCTCTGCCGCCTTGCAGACGGATTTTTGCAGCTTGGTCAACGGCCTGCCTGACGCGATCCTGTGGGAGGCAGACCCCCAAACCCTGGCCTTTACCTTTGTCAGCGACAGCGCCACGACCCTGCTGGGCTATCCGGCCCACCAGTGGCTGCGGGACGATTGCTTTTGGCTCACCCTGGTTCATTCAGAGGATCGGGGCTGGGTGAAGCACTTTCGCCAAGAAGAGATCGCCCAGGGCAAAGACTTTCGGTGTGAGTACCGCTGTGTTTCTGCCAGTGGCCAGACCCTCTGGCTGCGGGAGCAGGGATACCTAGTGCGGGCCGAGGACGGCACCGTCCAGAAGCTCCGGGGCATCTTGATCAACGTGACGCGCACCAAGCACGCAGAGGACGCTCTGCGCAGCCACGCCAACGAGCTCGCCCGCACGACCCGCGCCCTGGCCCAAACCTCCATCAGCCTAGAGCAGCGCAACCGCGATCTGGACCAGTTTGCCTACATTGCCTCCCACGACCTCAAGGCGCCGCTGCGGGCGATCGCCAACCTGTCCCAGTGGCTCGAAGAAGACCTCGATGGCGTGCTCACCCCCGACACTCGCCACCAGATGACCCTGATGCGGAGCCGGGTTCGCCGCCTTGAGGGCCTGATCGACGGCCTGCTCCAGTACTCCCGGGTGGGGCGCTTGCCCAGCGATCTCGAGCCCGTTTCGGTAGCGGAGCTGGTGCACGAAATTCTCGACTCCCTGGTCCCGCCGCCAGAATTCCAGGTTCGGCTGCACGAACCCCTGCCGACGTTTTGGACGGCTCGCCTGCCCCTGGCCCAGGTGCTGACCAATCTGATCAGCAATGCCATCAAGCACCATGGGGGCGATCGTGGCACGATCGCCATCAGTGCCCAAGATCTAGGGACCTACTACGAGTTCAGCGTGGCGGACGACGGGGCGGGCATTGCCCCGCGCTACCACGAAAAGATTTTTATGATCTTCCAGACCCTGGCGGCCCGCGATCGCGTAGACAACACCGGCATTGGTCTGGCCATCGTCAAAAAAATCATCGATGGCTACGGCGGCCACATCACTGTGGAGTCGGATCTCAACCAAGGAGCAATTTTCCGCTTCAGTTGGCCAAAATCTCTCTCAAGACAGGATACAACCCATGAGGAGTTGCCTAAGATTGGGATCACTCCTTCGGACGAATAA